A part of Patagioenas fasciata isolate bPatFas1 chromosome 28, bPatFas1.hap1, whole genome shotgun sequence genomic DNA contains:
- the RBMS2 gene encoding RNA-binding motif, single-stranded-interacting protein 2 isoform X1, producing the protein MLLSVPPRSALPALTYNKGGKKQPYVPPAQPLGPPSPSPAGGGTDQLSKTNLYIRGLHPGTTDQDLVKLCQPYGKIVSTKAILDKTTNKCKGYGFVDFDSPTAAQKAVTALKASGVQAQMAKQQEQDPTNLYISNLPPGVDEQELEALLKPFGTVVSTRILRDPHGASRGVGFARMESTEKCEAVITHFNGKYIKMPPGVPAPPDPLLCKFADGGQKKRQSQSKFVPNGRAWARDGDTNTVTLAYDPATALQNGFYPAPYGLAPSRMIAPPALPYLPSPVSSYQVHGPAWMHQSYLVQPTGAVLAPAVDHAVPLQPSVVAPLAQQLGHLSLGSAGTYVPAAAVPGAFIPPYPPVPPALPLEDGSAAPAHGPIESPSEPGAFPYPYPK; encoded by the exons ATGCTGCTGTCGGTGCCGCCGCGCTCCGCGCTCCCCGCGCTCACCTACAACAAGGGCGGCAAGAAG CAGCCCTATGTGCCCCCGGCGCAGCCGctgggcccccccagccccagccccgccgGGGGGGGCACGGACCAGCTCAGCAAAACCAACCTCTACATCCGCGGGCTGCACCCCGGCACCACCGACCAGGACCTGGTCAAGCTCTGCCAGCC CTACGGGAAGATCGTTTCCACCAAAGCCATCCTGGACAAGACAACCAACAAGTGCAAAG gTTACGGCTTCGTTGACTTTGACAGCCCCACGGCGGCTCAGAAAGCGGTGACGGCGCTGAAGGCCAGCGGGGTGCAGGCGCAGATGGCCAAG cagcaggagcaggaccccACCAACCTGTACATCTCGAACCTGCCGCCGGGGGTGGACGAGCAGGAGCTGGAGGCGCTGCTGAAACCCTTTGGGACCGTGGTGTCCACCCGCATCCTGCGTGACCCCCACGGGGCCAGCCGCGGCGTGGGCTTCGCACG CATGGAATCCACGGAGAAGTGCGAGGCCGTCATCACCCACTTCAACGGGAAGTACATCAAGATGCCCCCGGGGGTGCCAG cccccccggacccgctgcTCTGCAAGTTCGCGGACGGGGGGCAGAAGAAGCGGCAGAGCCAGAGCAAGTTCGTGCCCAACGGGAGAGCGTGGGCGCGGGACGGCGACACG AACACCGTGACCTTGGCCTACGACCCCGCGACAGCGCTGCAGAATGG GTTCTACCCGGCCCCCTATGGCCTGGCCCCCAGCCGCATGATCGCCCCCCCCGCGCTGCCCTACCTGCCCTCCCCTGTCTCCTCCTACCAG GTTCACGGCCCCGCCTGGATGCACCAATCGTACCTCGTGCAGCCCACG GGTGCGGTTCTGGCCCCCGCTGTGGACCACGCCGTCCCCCTCCAGCCCTCCGTGGTGGCCCCCCTGGCccagcagctcggccacctctctCTGGGCAGCGCTGGCACG TATGTCCCTGCTGCCGCCGTCCCCGGCGCCTTCATCCCGCCGTACCCACCGGTGCCACCCGCGCTGCCGCTGGAG GACGGCAGCGCCGCCCCGGCCCACGGCCCCATCGAGTCGCCGTCCGAACCCGGCGCCTTCCCCTATCCCTACCCCAAGTAG
- the RBMS2 gene encoding RNA-binding motif, single-stranded-interacting protein 2 isoform X2: MLLSVPPRSALPALTYNKGGKKPYVPPAQPLGPPSPSPAGGGTDQLSKTNLYIRGLHPGTTDQDLVKLCQPYGKIVSTKAILDKTTNKCKGYGFVDFDSPTAAQKAVTALKASGVQAQMAKQQEQDPTNLYISNLPPGVDEQELEALLKPFGTVVSTRILRDPHGASRGVGFARMESTEKCEAVITHFNGKYIKMPPGVPAPPDPLLCKFADGGQKKRQSQSKFVPNGRAWARDGDTNTVTLAYDPATALQNGFYPAPYGLAPSRMIAPPALPYLPSPVSSYQVHGPAWMHQSYLVQPTGAVLAPAVDHAVPLQPSVVAPLAQQLGHLSLGSAGTYVPAAAVPGAFIPPYPPVPPALPLEDGSAAPAHGPIESPSEPGAFPYPYPK, from the exons ATGCTGCTGTCGGTGCCGCCGCGCTCCGCGCTCCCCGCGCTCACCTACAACAAGGGCGGCAAGAAG CCCTATGTGCCCCCGGCGCAGCCGctgggcccccccagccccagccccgccgGGGGGGGCACGGACCAGCTCAGCAAAACCAACCTCTACATCCGCGGGCTGCACCCCGGCACCACCGACCAGGACCTGGTCAAGCTCTGCCAGCC CTACGGGAAGATCGTTTCCACCAAAGCCATCCTGGACAAGACAACCAACAAGTGCAAAG gTTACGGCTTCGTTGACTTTGACAGCCCCACGGCGGCTCAGAAAGCGGTGACGGCGCTGAAGGCCAGCGGGGTGCAGGCGCAGATGGCCAAG cagcaggagcaggaccccACCAACCTGTACATCTCGAACCTGCCGCCGGGGGTGGACGAGCAGGAGCTGGAGGCGCTGCTGAAACCCTTTGGGACCGTGGTGTCCACCCGCATCCTGCGTGACCCCCACGGGGCCAGCCGCGGCGTGGGCTTCGCACG CATGGAATCCACGGAGAAGTGCGAGGCCGTCATCACCCACTTCAACGGGAAGTACATCAAGATGCCCCCGGGGGTGCCAG cccccccggacccgctgcTCTGCAAGTTCGCGGACGGGGGGCAGAAGAAGCGGCAGAGCCAGAGCAAGTTCGTGCCCAACGGGAGAGCGTGGGCGCGGGACGGCGACACG AACACCGTGACCTTGGCCTACGACCCCGCGACAGCGCTGCAGAATGG GTTCTACCCGGCCCCCTATGGCCTGGCCCCCAGCCGCATGATCGCCCCCCCCGCGCTGCCCTACCTGCCCTCCCCTGTCTCCTCCTACCAG GTTCACGGCCCCGCCTGGATGCACCAATCGTACCTCGTGCAGCCCACG GGTGCGGTTCTGGCCCCCGCTGTGGACCACGCCGTCCCCCTCCAGCCCTCCGTGGTGGCCCCCCTGGCccagcagctcggccacctctctCTGGGCAGCGCTGGCACG TATGTCCCTGCTGCCGCCGTCCCCGGCGCCTTCATCCCGCCGTACCCACCGGTGCCACCCGCGCTGCCGCTGGAG GACGGCAGCGCCGCCCCGGCCCACGGCCCCATCGAGTCGCCGTCCGAACCCGGCGCCTTCCCCTATCCCTACCCCAAGTAG
- the LOC139825738 gene encoding aquaporin-2-like, which translates to MAIGEELRSGCCWRGALVEAAATFIFIGVVLGASASPAALAPALAGGLVAGALGCALGAPQANPALTLALMCTRKVGALRGVTALLAQCTGATLAAAAARTALPHGTGLVTRVSVGMGMAGQALAWEIFGTFQLALVAFGTAGHAAPHGGLALGSAVAAGALAAGPFSGGCMNPARSLGPAIVTGTWDDHWVFWLGPVLGALLAALCHDFLLAPGAPRAKLGACLACRDVAPLDTPSPAPSSPSNRSPPAPPTA; encoded by the exons ATGGCCATCGGGGAG GAGCTGCGGAGCGGCTGCTGCTGGCGGGGGGCGCTGGTGGAGGCAGCAGCGACCTTCATCTTCATCGGGGTGGTCCTGGGCGCCTCGGCGTCCCCCGCGGCCCTGGCGCCGGCACTGGCCGGGGGGCTGGTGGCCGGGGCGCTGGGCTGTGCCCTCGGGGCGCCCCAGGCCAACCCGGCGCTCACGCTGGCGCTGATGTGCACCCGCAAGGTGGGCGCCCTGCGCGGGGTCACCGCGCTCCTGGCACAGTGCACCGGGGCCACgctggccgccgccgccgcccgcacgGCGCTGCCCCACGGCACCGGCCTCGTCACCAGGGTGAGT gtggggatggggatggcggGACAGGCGCTGGCCTGGGAGATTTTCGGCACCTTCCAGCTGGCGCTGGTTGCGTTCGGCACCGCCGGGCATGCGGCTCCACATGGCGGGCTGGCCCTGGGCAGCGCCGTGGCTGCCGGAGCCCTGGCCGCG GGCCCGTTCTCGGGGGGCTGCATGAACCCCGCGCGCTCGCTGGGTCCGGCCATTGTCACCGGCACCTGGGACGACCACTGG gtgttctGGCTGGGCCCGGTGCTGGGTGCGCTGCTGGCCGCGCTTTGCCACGACTTTCTCCTGGCCCCCGGTGCCCCCCGGGCGAAATTGGGCGCCTGCCTCGCCTGCCGGGACGTGGCGCCGCTggacacccccagcccggccccctcCTCGCCCTCCAACCgcagccccccggcccccccgacGGCCTGA
- the LOC136113667 gene encoding lens fiber major intrinsic protein gives MRELRSSAFWRAVLAEFLGSLLYTLLGLGASLRWAPGPPSVLGAALAFGLAQATLVQTLGHVSGGHVNPAITLALVMASQLSLLRALGYLLAQLLGALAGAGVLYGVTPAPVRGTLGLSALHPGVGPGQGTVVELLLTAQFILCVLASVDERHDGRPGSAALPIGFSLALGHLFGIHYTGAGMNPARSFAPAVVTRNFTNHWVYWAGPLLGAVLGAVLYEFALCPRPRSLAERLAALKGEAPAAAAVTAAAVTAAAAEPPPEPPTAEPLELKTQGL, from the exons ATGCGGGAGCTGCGCTCGTCCGCTTTCTGGAGGGCCGTGCTGGCCGAGTTCCTGGGCAGCCTCCTGTACACCCTGCTGGGGTTGGGGGCCTCCCTGCGCTGGGCCCCAGGCCcccccagtgtcctgggggccgCCTTGGCCTTCGGGCTGGCCCAGGCCACCCTGGTGCAGACCCTGGGCCATGTCAGCGGTGGCCACGTCAACCCGGCCATCACCTTGGCCTTGGTGATGGCGTCGCAGCTGTCGCTGCTCCGAGCCCTGGGCTACCTGCTGGCGCAGCTGCTGGGCGCCCTGGCCGGGGCCGGGGTGCTCTACGGGGTGACCCCGGCCCCCGTGCGCGGCACCCTCGGCCTCAGCGCG CTGCACCCCGGCGTGGGCCCGGGCCAGGGCAcggtggtggagctgctgctgaCAGCCCAGTTCATCCTCTGCGTGCTCGCCAGCGTCGACGAGCGCCATGACGGGCGCCCCGGCTCCGCCGCGCTGCCCATCGGCTTCTCCCTGGCCCTCGGCCACCTCTTCGGG ATCCACTACACGGGCGCCGGCATGAACCCTGCGCGCTCCTTCGCCCCGGCCGTCGTCACCCGCAACTTCACCAACCACTGG GTGTACTGGGCGGGCCCGCTGCTGGGCGCGGTGCTGGGCGCGGTGCTGTACGAGTTCGCGCTGTGCCCGCGGCCGCGCAGCCTGGCCGAGCGCCTGGCCGCGCTCAAGGGAGAggcccccgcggccgccgccgtcACCGCCGCCGCCgtcaccgccgccgccgcggagCCGCCACCGGAGCCGCCCACCGCCGAGCCGCTGGAGCTGAAGACGCAGGGCTTGTAG